TATTAGCAGCTTGTCGGTATTTGTTAGTGCTCTGTCATCACATCATAGACACAGGGCAGAGATGCAGGAATCACTGCTGCTCTCTACTCTGACTTGCAAATGAGGTATTTGCTTTTTTAATATTTCCGACTTATGGCCTGTGACTCTCCTCACCTGTCGCTACAAAAGGTGAACAGAGATCACTGAACTTTttagtcacagtaacacaatgtGTAATTGCAGTAGTGGTAAgatgcataaaatccttgtgtgtatttaatttttttctgacCCAGTTTCTCAGCTTTGTATTCTTGTCATTTGGCCGAGTGATCTGTTCAAATCTTCCACTGTAATCACTATGAAGATCTGATGATGATTGCTTGGAGTTGCTTTTCAGTCAGGTGACAGGATGCTGGTTTGACATTGGTTTAAAAGCTTTCTCACTATAGGCTCACATATATCAAACCTTTCTTGTAATAAAAGTGTAAAAGCGCAGATTGGGTTTTCTATACTGCTTCTCCTAGAAGAACCTGTCCTTGTACTAAATGCTGTTGGACTCCGGTTTATTTAcctgtaccccccccccctccatcatTATCTCTCCACAATCTCTCTTTTTGCCCTTTACACTTTACTCCTCATCTGTCCTTGATTTCATTGTCATCTCCATCTCTTCCCTTTCTGTTTTCCGTCATCTCCCCTCAGCAACAAAGCAACTCATGGATAGGAGGTGATGACGAGCCCTTGACAGGGTTCACCTGGAGAGGTGGCTGTGAGCGGGAGACCACAGGAATCCAGATCTGGAGTGAGGTGTTTGTGGTGGACAAGCCAGATGGCAGCAAGGTAGACATTCTTCAGAAACACTGAATCTAAATTTtattgtgaacacaaacacaacacgctttcttttcatctcatccCAACAGGTCGCTGTACTCCTTGTTGATACTCAGGGAGCCTTCGACAGCCAGTCTACAATAAAGGACTGTGCTACTGTGTTTGCCCTCAGCACAATGACCAGTTCTGTACAGGTGACAGTTCAAGTATTTGAACAATACAGTGCTTCCgcttttctattgattttattattaattattatttaaaatattaaagttcatgttgtgtttgtcagGTGTACAACCTCTCCCAGAATATACAAGAGGATGACCTGCAGCACCTGCAGGTTGGTGTCATTTCTTCTCCTCCCAGTAAAAGTAGCATTACATGTCTGATATCAAgaataatctgtttttttcctctcatctgTAGCTTTTCACAGAATATGGGCGGCTAGCAATGGAGGAGATCTACCAGAAACCTTTCCAGGTACTATTGATAGAGAATGATTCATAGGCTGTCATGACAGCATGTTGAAATAATGCCTAGAGTTTGAAGCAGAGTGGTGAGAAAAACTGGTTTGTAGAGTGTgtgaaacaaatacaaaaaaaaacggtgaaaaaatacaaatgaattCTATTTCGTGCTTTAGGATAAATACTAAATGAATTAGTAATAAAATACTTTAGAATTTGTTTTATACGGCACAAGTGTTCTCTCTAACACCGTAATTGTGCTGCTTCCATTGACGAGGCGTCAAAATGAGCTCAGTGtctaaaaatgtgacaggagtgaACTGCTTATTGTTCAAGGGTTGAATCATAGAATAATGCTTGTGAATTTTAGTCTCTAATGTTCCTGATCCGTGACTGGAGTTATCCTTATGAACACAACTATGGACTGAAAGGAGGAAATGCCTTCCTGGAGAGAAGACTGCAGGTGAGTATCACTTTTCAAATCTTTGGAAAACTACTTTCTGCCCTAATATTTTTACACAGGCTTGAGGATGTTTATTCAGCAGGTCACATGGTTACTGTTCCTTGGATGGCTCTCAACAACCACACACTTTTATCTGTTGTGCTGTTGGCTGACACAGGTTAAACAAAACCAACATGAAGAGTTGCAGAATGTGAGGAAGCACATCCACTCCTGCTTTTCCAACATTGGCTGTTTCCTGCTGCCACATCCTGGCCTCAAGGTGGCCACCAACCCATACTTTGATGGCAGGCTGAAAGGTGAGAAAGAAGCATAGATGAGTGTAATGCAGGTTAAAATGTCATGCTACAGAAATGCCAttagtgtgtttgtatgtttcaGACATTGATGGTGATTTTAAAAGGGAGTTGGCCAGACTTGTGCCTCTCCTCCTGGCTCCAGAGCGACTGGTAGAGAAGGAGATCGGTGGCAACAAGGTCACCTGCAGAGATCTTCTAGAGTACTTTAAGGTATAGCAAGAGTTTATTAACGTAGTTTTAATTCAATCCagatcagttttatttatttagcactttttacaatcagaattgccTCAAGGCGTTTTACAGATACCCAGAgtctgaacccccttaagagcaacagtggcagggaaaaactcccttttaacagcaAGAAGCCTTGAGCAGGACCAGGCTCATAAGGGAGcgccttcctgctgatagccggccaggtagaggaggagacgaggtagacaggacagagaggatgaaggagagcgagagaggaacaaacatgcagcgaACATCATACAGTTCAGAGAAATTTTTAAGGACACTCCAACTTTATGTCTTGTCCCTGTGAGACTGCCAGAATATTACCCTTTACAGGAAACACTTTCTAATCTGcactgttttttcttctcccaGGCATATATAAAGATCTACCAAGGTGAAGAACTGCCACACCCCAAGTCTATGCTGCAGGTAAACACAAGTCTGAGGTCACACCTTCTTCTTCTCAAGGAGTCAAGTTATCTTTACTTTTATTGAATCTTCTTGTTTGTCAGGCAACTGCAGAAGCCAACAACTTGACAGCTGTGGCAGGAGCCAAAGACCTGTACGGCAAGAACATGGAGCAGGTAAGAACACCATCATGAAAGCAAAGCAAAAGGTTAAAGTCCAGAGATCACTGAAAGTATTCCCGGTCTGGTATTAAACAGCCATAGTGATTCTCTCAGTCTTATGTACTTGTTTACACATCCATAGATTTGCGGCGGCGACAAGCCCTACATTGCCCCAGCCGACCTGGAGCGATGCCACATGGAGTTCCGCGAGCACTCCGTGCGTTACTTTTGCTCTGTGAAGAAAATGGGCGGTGAGGAGTTCTGTCAGCGCTACCAGACCCAGCTGGAGACAGAGCTTGACGAGGCCTACACCAACTTTTCCAAACACAACGATGGCAAAAACATCTTTTATGCAGCACGCACACCCGCTACTCTCTTCGCAGTCATGTTTGTCACCTATGTGGTGTCAGGAGTCACAGGCTTCATCGGTCTGAGCGGCTTAGCGGCGCTCGCTAACCTGGTAATGGGCATGGCGCTGATGACGCTCTGTGCCTGGGCATACGTCAAGTACTCTGGAGAGTTTCGGGAGGTGGGGACGTTGATAGATCAGTTGGCTGAGATACTTTGGGAACAGGTGggtagtctgtgtgtgtgtgttggtttgtgTTTCTAACAGTGTTGTTAGGACAGTACTGGAAATGTTTTAGGTGTTTGTTGGGATTGTATGGTATGAGGCAGATATTGATAATCCGTTTATAATCTGCAGCAAATGTTGGGTTTTCTTACCCCAATTTAAAGAAGCAGACATTTGTGTTGACAAAAGCCAAGCAATCAACACTACTTGCTCTCAGACTGAAGTTGATCTGCCACTCTTTAAAGCCACCACTCTGCATTGATGAAAACAGTTGTGTCTGAAGACACATCACGTTAGACAAGAATATTCTTTAAGTTGCTGATATTAGTGTGTTTCACATCATCTCgtactgtatgttttttgtgtggATTTTGAACAAACAGTTTACTTGATATTGCTTTAATTTAAGCCAAACATTATTTTTTCTCAGTATtgctcatcttttttttgtcttttttgtacCTCCATTCTCTTCATGTTTATGCCTGGGTCCTTCATTCCGTCATCCATCTCATTATGTTTAAAGAACAAGCTTCACCTTCCACAGCTCTGcccttttttccttcctcagTTGTTAAACTGCAGATGTGCAGATGTTCCAAGTTTCTTTTTTGGACTTTAATGAATGTTCACaatagggctgaacgatctatcgttttagaccaaaaattgcgatctcagacaacgcgattttgagatcgccacgtttttttgcactgctcctaactgaatcaggctttgttttgtcaaatgctacggctgaaaaatgaaaagaaaacggaggaactggtccctaaaacgaactccacctttatgttcggtactgtttctgccggcagcagcggcgcgtcttctaaccctgtgtctgtgtgtgtgcgcgacgtgtgtcgccgTGGAAGGGCCGCATGTATgcaaatgtattataatgctacgagcacgtacgcgcccacctctctgaacattctacacctgtgtgtgtgtgtgtgtgcagtgggagggccgctgtgtgtacatcagatgcagacagaggcagcagctaatgacgtcaccaaaacaataacgcaggcatttgatgaagaggctccatatgaggactctagtaaacgatggacagagctgacagcagcagctccgtttgtccttagatatgattcccattaaagtttgatcatttggcctaaatcacattgaactttaggagttacttaagtctcaatactgtatttattgtttaaccttaggaggcacacttcagtctgtttaaatgactgttgaataatactttacagaactacattagtcttctttttaacctatttgaaataaaactttattttgttctgtaattgtttcAATTTtgatgtttattgaaaactaatactgagtgcacgttatcagagtttacttttagatctactgatagtttttgagaattgacagagtaggctacctgaagtcatttacacaaaaaccacagaaaatcatgatcgtgattttatcattaaagaatcgtgatatataatcgcccacccctaggtatgatgtaagtttctgtgatctttgcaaatgctcatgtgcactaaaacttgatttgaaaaaaatcgtggatgaaatcgaaatcgcaatatttgccagaaaaattcaatttaattcaatttattcttaaaatcgttcagccctagttCACAACTTCACTACAGATGCAGCTTTCATGCCTTCGTAttacttcttcctcctccctgtgttTCTCTCCCTGCTCAACATTCCCGACGTCTTTGCCTGATTTCCTTTTGTTCTTTCTCATTTTCTTGTCCCAAACTTTTATATTTCTCCTTTTTTGCTCCAGTGGAGTTGCTGCTCATCATTTAACTCTCCTGTTCCTTCCTGCTGTCTTCTCAGGTGTTTTCCACACTTTTGTACCCCGTCAGGAGCCGCCTGGCATGGCccgtctctctcctcccttctctcccATCACTGGGATTCAAAGCTTTGTCACCCCTCAACAACAATTACAAGACAAACTAGATACTGGCCAGTTTAAGGATTTACAGACGTCTGAAACAGAAACTTTTGCCGTTCACTGGCTTCTTTTATGTTTAGTCCAGTGGTGATGTAATCCTGTACTTGATCTTCATATGATGCATATGACGGAGGCCTGTCTTGGTATCTGGAGGACATGGAACCCATTCAAACggtgtacagttttcttactcTGAATGTGGAGTGACTTGTTTTTAAGTTGTGAATCTTGTGTTTGAGATGTTtggagatgtgtttgtgtggtccCCACACTTGAGAcgactttctgtttttgttccttTATTTGAGGTTTTTCTGTCCTAACCTTTGTTTCAGTTCCTGTGTCTCcattcaaaaacattttaaatgatttcttCTAAAACTTGACTCTGCTTTCTCCTGCAGGTTCTGAAGCCACTAAGTGAACATTATATGGAGGACAACGTCAGACAGACGGTGGTTAACTCTATTAAAGCCAGCTTGACAGAACAAGGCTCACAGCACACCAAGTTAAAGACTCACTGATGCTCTTCCTCCTCAAATCATCATgttcaccctccctccctccctccagccCACTGGCTCAGTGTGTTCAGTAACTAGTCCAACACCAAAGCTGaccctgtttttatttgtccatCACtttgctgccccccccccctcctatCGGTATGCTGTGGACCTGTAGGCTCATTGCTCTTCGTCGCCCCCCAGTGCCTCACATTAGATACTGCATGTTCATGAGAGGACCGGTCAGAGAACATGATGGCATCGCCTTTTGCCAAAACCTGAAGGATCTTCTCTGGTGTGCCATCGTGTTTTTAATGCATACTGtaagctgacacacactcattgtTGCTGGTAGCAAATTACTCACTTCAGGATTAAGCTGTAATTCAGGGAAAACTGTCACTGCTGTGGGCGGCTGTTATCATGATGGGATGCAAATCAGAAGTGCTTTGGATCATTTTGTCTTACATGCTAGACAGTTCAATCGGTTAACTTTCCTTTCAGCGAGTGACAGATGCTGACTAATGAGAAACCTGATTGTCCTGCCCGGTAAAATCAGTAAACATAAAGGATGAGCTGGACAGGAAACTCGAATGGTCAAAATCCTTGTGTTTCACACTACATATCTGTTAACCGGGTGATATGTGTATCATCAGACTCTGGGCTCAGGTTGCTTCTAGATGAAAtctctgtatgtctctgtcCTCTTGATATTGTGTGATTGTCCTACTGCAAAGTAAGCGTTTCAGCTGATTTTTCTTTTAGAAACTTGACGTGTTTAATCTGGCCTTCAGTGTCTGGTAGCAGACCTGCCAGTGTTAGACCCTGTATAGTGTTCGGGGTGACTTTTTAGAGCCTGGCTGTAGAGATATTTCAAACAATTTTCACTGCCTTCTTGCATATCTGATTATTGTTGTAGGACCTGCTGAAAGTTTGATCAGCGCTCTGGGAGCTACAGCTCGGACATTCTGTGAGTCATTCAGTCATTTATTCACTTGTTGCTATTTTCACTGTTCTTATTTGTGAAACCTTTCTGTGTTGCTGAGTGGGAGAACTCATATCTGCAGGTTAATTTGAAGCTATACACAGCAactggttagcttagcacataGATTGAAATCAGGGAAATTGCTAGCTTGGCTCTCTCCAACAGTGGTAAAGACTTCCTATTAGCTTTATTGATCACATGTTATGCAGACATGCTCTGTGGAAGTGTTGTTAAGCACCAGGCAAGCTAACCTAGAGTTATATCTCATCTGCTTGACCCCAATAGTAGGTTAGCAGCTAAGGTAACTAGCCATTATCTGTTGTTTTATACTTGCAGAAATAAGAGCAGTACCTGTAAGTGGTGGCAGttggttttgtttctctgttagAGCTGTATCTCCCAGGAGCCCTTTTATTCTGGTCACGGCTGCATCAAGTCTGAGCTCTTCTGCATCGATTCCATCCACATTATTTCTCCCCAGTCTCGTACTGTACAGTCTGTGTTCACAGATCGGGCATGTATGTtggaataaatatttaaataaactttGTATACGTTTTATATAGTGAATCAGtcgtttttctctctcttcacgGTTAATTTACCAGTCTGGTTTGTTAAGGTATATTAGGTTGCTGCTGTAGGTTTACATGAGAACAGACATTAACAGAAACATTAGGACAGTAACAGGAAAAATATTGTGATTATGACAAGTGGGTTGGAAACGATGTCTGTCTGCCTTTTAAAGATATCTCTGGTAATTTATtttt
This Parambassis ranga chromosome 15, fParRan2.1, whole genome shotgun sequence DNA region includes the following protein-coding sequences:
- the LOC114447135 gene encoding atlastin-2-like; this translates as MAEVSGLRSRNHFEPNCKSRVVDEGFSGVEDVPIFRHKQRPPLARPEDLDEDELLPTTMASSSGKNASLTPSPEEEVQAEEAAVEEEVARPIQIVLANEDDHSFELDAAALEKILLQDHVKDLNVVVVSVAGAFRKGKSFLLDFMLRYMHNQQQSNSWIGGDDEPLTGFTWRGGCERETTGIQIWSEVFVVDKPDGSKVAVLLVDTQGAFDSQSTIKDCATVFALSTMTSSVQVYNLSQNIQEDDLQHLQLFTEYGRLAMEEIYQKPFQSLMFLIRDWSYPYEHNYGLKGGNAFLERRLQVKQNQHEELQNVRKHIHSCFSNIGCFLLPHPGLKVATNPYFDGRLKDIDGDFKRELARLVPLLLAPERLVEKEIGGNKVTCRDLLEYFKAYIKIYQGEELPHPKSMLQATAEANNLTAVAGAKDLYGKNMEQICGGDKPYIAPADLERCHMEFREHSVRYFCSVKKMGGEEFCQRYQTQLETELDEAYTNFSKHNDGKNIFYAARTPATLFAVMFVTYVVSGVTGFIGLSGLAALANLVMGMALMTLCAWAYVKYSGEFREVGTLIDQLAEILWEQVLKPLSEHYMEDNVRQTVVNSIKASLTEQGSQHTKLKTH